The genomic segment TACTAGTTGTAAATGCCACATAATTACTCAAAGGATCTTCATCAGATTCAAAATTACTGGTGGAATCTTCATCACTCCAGATCACACATAAggatttcttttttttcccttcaagTATAGGACAATCAGTCTGGATGTGCCCAAATTTGTGGCATTTATGACACTTgaatattttcttcttcttttcttttcgcCTCTTTTTTATAACTGCTTCTTTGAATTTAATTTTGAGGATCTTTATTGTGGTTTCAAACTTCTTGAGTCTCCTATATTGGttctttaaagttttttaaaagtTTTGGGTAAGTAAAATAATTTGTTCTTGAAGATCTTACATTGTAATGGAGTCGGCAATGGGCACTGGATTTGTCACTTGCAAAGCAATACTCCTTTCTCCTTTGGATTTTCTTTATTTGGATTCATCTAGGTTCATTTTAAAAGTCTACAGCGATCCAATTACTTCATCAATCCTCAAAAAATCTAGATCTTTTGCCTCCTCGATGGTAATAACTTTGATGGCAAACCTCTCATGTAATGATCTGAACATCTTTCTAACTTACTTGGATTTAGAATATTCTTCTCCAAGAGCTAACGTCTGATTAGACAGATCACAACGCTTTGCATGGAATTCACCCATAGTTTTAGAATCTTACATTCTTAAGGTCTCAAATTTAGTTGTTAACATATGCAACTTAGATTGCTTTATTATATTGTTTCCTTCATAAGTTGTTTCAAGGGTGTCTCATGCCTTCTTAACAAATTTACACTTTGAAATCCTTTTAAATTCTTGTGCATTGACACCACAGAAGATAAAATAAAGAGCTTTAGAGTTGGTTTGCAAGTTGTTTCTCATCAATGGTCTAAGCCACTTCAAACTTAGGAGTTCTTCTTGCTTCTGTATTAACCATAGGTCGTTGTCATATAATGAGAGTAAAATACCTTGCATTCTCATCAATAGACTTGATGAAGGCTTTCATTCTCACATTCTAAGAAGCACAGTTGTACCCTTCCAGCATAGAAGTACAAGTAATTGAAGATCACTccatatttaataattaacaacACTAGGAAACACCACTACTTAAGTTAAGTGgaaagctttgataccaaatgtTGAAATGGCCAGTtgctaattattaagaaaataatGTGCTTGAATAGAAGTGATGGCTATAGTAGCTACCAAACATGACACTACCATAAGAACAGAGAAAACATTAAATAAAGGATtgttatgcaaattgatttccctACATTTGCAGACCTTAGCTCCATGAGTAAATCCATTATCTTTAATCCCAACACAATAAGTGATTCAAGTTCTATCACACCCGTTTATAAAAACCTCACTTTGTACCTAAAGATCTAGGTTAATCACCTTTAAGTTCTCAAAGAACTTAGACAGTAAACAAAACATGTTTACTCTTTCAATATgcactttcaaaatttttgaaaaaaatcctATTCAAAAACGATTTTCTTGCAcattggaaaaataaaatttttgaaaatcgagtcgatttttgatatttatagtaataaaccattttttgaaatcgCATTTGTGTTTTTAGCTAGACAGATCCTTATCGTTCCTGGCTTTCAAGCACattctccactattctcgtaccacgaaatgcttcgagtgtgggctcgaatgaTTCGAATCAAACATAAAAccagaaatagttttctttacttTCAGTGTGAAAGCAAAATTTCTCTCAATAAAAACTGGTAGAATTATTATTctggaaaatagaatttatacttaaagAATAAAACTCACGCTATTTTCAAGTAGAACaacaatatctcaaaattttatttttagctctactagtgccatctatttatagggagaagaggTGGAACCctagttaaattttaaaagtctatttcaaatagaaaaataatttcctAGTCTAACTAGGAGTATAAGGGGCAATACCCTAGTTAAACAAACTAGGGTTTGTCATCCCTCTCTTAAACATGAagggcttttgggcctctcccatatcgggtccaattacaagtacttatTGAACTTTTAACCTTGTACTTTATAATTTTATCCAACTTGATATTggtttctatttcccaaaataaacatattaaattaattaattttccaattaaatagtTTTCTCAACCGAATTATAATTTAgttaaaatcatgatgactttaccgtaaaataatttgagaaaatatatttaatatttctacattgaACATATTTACTAtgatcaaatgatttatttcaaattttgaactttatttaattcgaaaccataaattcattttcaggtcattttcatttttattttcattttggagaaaaccacaatcattttcaaatgtttctcatttctcttattttaccatttctatctatttatgttcatttgattcaacatgcaatttatTTCTACTTTCAATGAGCTAGCGAAGGGGCTGGTTGAACATAtgcaattagggctcaaatgatttataattaaggtCCAACTTTTCGTCTATttattataaactcatttattcacgaagtcattccactataatatcgtgactgagctctccctaacaacATACTATTATGATAGCAACTCGatcaatgctcgtccaatgaccttgtcataagtgtgttaccctcatacgATATCTTTAGTCACTTTCGGATAAATCCGCTCTcctaatatgatcttattttatctcatggtaaccattacatcttccttaagAAAATTCAACtcctatcaaatagtaatcaagtcattcatcacaaagacgaacaacccatggccacatttacttttcatcaaccatttaatgccaatgagaggatatcatttacctatatctcgggatatgaattccactattgtgaatgacgctataTATTGCAGAATTCATATACCTAACGCACCAGCTTTtggtttcttatctatttgaactcaagcttttacttacatcaaagtatacgagtcacgcatgTATAGTCCGTCATGCACTCAAGATTAAGATATGTCACActttgaacgtcacaagtgaataaatccataaaccgATTcgggatctattcttcttgggtccaattcgatgtactgtcagtctagtcaATCACATATATTCTCTATCTTTTGGGAATCATCCGCTCTAATGctcaagacaaggcatctccccaattagacttgatagatggCATAGTAATCTTTCAATttatttgctcattttcgattagactaaggacatgtttaggttcgtctactaatataagttatctttctgtattacgatcaAACTacataatactgcttagtattagttaaacattagacaaacAAAGAAGCTAAtttttgctttacatgcaaaaacaacatgaggacattatacaaatgtattaatgtaattcatgaatagttttattaaccaatctattcgaaaaaaaaCTACAAGTGTATAAGTGATTCAAGTCCTATCACACCCTTGTATAGAAGCCTCACTTTGTACCTAAAGATCTAGATTTCTCACCTCTAAGTTCTTAGAGAACTTAGACAGTAAACAAAACATGTTTACACTTTCAATAAACACTCTCAAAATATGTTCCATAATGAACAAATAAGTGCTCTCAATCCTCAGTACAAAACATATACAAGTCTCTCAAGTATATAAAAGTTTCGAGATTTACTAACATATTAGAGATCAATTACAATCAATTCCCTATTAAATGGTAGCTAAACTGACaagatataatataataataaagaccAATTTAAAGTGATTTGGTTGAGATTTATCTTTAATGTTAATCCAATTTCCACATTCCAAAGGATCTAATTACTTGATCCGATATAATTCAATCTTCAAGATAAGTTTCTTCAAATGGATTAATCATTATAAATGGGCTTCCATACTTTCGTAATATCAGCAACATTCAGAGCCCAaagattttatttcaaaatttgtcAACTACAAACATAGCAATTAACAGAGTTTGTTGTTGTGTTAGCTGTAGTAACCACTACCGTTGACACTTCAACAATCACTTCAAAGCACTTACCTTGACAGAATGATACATTTAAATATCTCTATATCAATACGTATCAATActagaatttgaaacaaaatgtaaaaacaattttagtctaattattattgtaatactttatattaaaaaaatattgattagaTAAAATTTCGTATAAAAATGCTTACTAAGTTAAACTTAATTAtggaaagaaataagaaatacaTCTTATCTAACATTTTAGAAAAGCACTTGTGTGATCAACAAAGCTTTAAAGCTATGATTGAATATGTTGTTGTTATAGTACAAGATAAAGTAATgacatttttatgtttaatttgtcTCGAATAAAAAGTCTTTTTTTTCTTAGGTTATTGAAAATTCTAGATTCTATACTAAATTTTATAATTGGCAAATTTGTATAGTTctctgtgtttttttttaattgtgtatatatggaatttattggtttatttacatttcaagcagatcatatatatataaaaaagtaagcAATTAACTGAAaactctcatacatatacatatgtatatgtatgtataggTGGATATATATTTAGTACTATATTGAGATCCTACTACAAGCCATTCTTAAACCAAATTAACATATTGGAATATAAAGTCCAATTTTCAACCTCATCTATAGACAGCTCTATCATTATGCAATagaaatgtaattttaattaatgtcCATGTTTAGTCTCCATTAAGCAACTGCATGGACCAGAAATCCTCCATGCTCCAATAGCTTTCATTATTCGGTTGATCGACTATTTGTTGTTGTCgtggctgctgctgctgctgttgttgcACTTCTTGTTGTTGTCCGGGAAATGGCTCCAAGTTGCAGTGGTTAAATGATGACATTGGAGAGTATGTTTCCATGAAACTTGTAGAGCCATTGCAAGGCAATTGGCTTGTGCTTGCTTGGTTATCAAGTAATTCTGGGGTACTGATATGGAAAGAAAACGTTTCTGCTTGTTTGTTGATGTGTTTCTGGATTCTAGTCCTCCAATAGTTCTTTATTTCATTATCTGTCCTCCCAGGCAGATGCTTTGCTATTTTTGACCAcctacatgtacatatataatgcaatttattgaattaaaaaaatatagaatgtCAAATAATTCTGTTCTTGTCttagttcattttttttaaataatgtgaTGTTGCAAAATGCAAACACCAAATTTAGTTCAAATAATTCATataaacacttttttttatatattctatgattaaaaaaatcaagaagtaagagatatattataacataaattctaaggttttccaacaaattgctctctttttccaacaatttcttcaataaaataataaaaatgtaaaatttaaaataatgatcCAACAAATATGAAATTAGAATCTATTTCCGAAATTACGATCTcacttattaataataaaataaagggaaacCTACCAAGTATTTGACAATCCAAAATAATAAGGTTTATGTCAACTTCAACCAAGTTAAAATATTTCCTTAAAGAAGTCCTTAACATGTGCCCAATTGGGAAGTGTTCAGCTTAAAATGGTAACCTTTTAAATTTCCAATCTGTTTAGTTAGCTGTACTACTTTTATAGTTATTTGGCACACTGATGATTACCTATACATATTGGTATGACACAAATTTCtttattatataaatacatatatttaatatataataccTTTTTATaataagtgaaaataaaaatctatGGAAAGTAGGtccaatatttaaaatttaaaggggaaaaagaacaagaaaattcACCATTTAAAGCAAAATTCTTGTGGTACAATTTTAAACATAGATGGCAGCCAAACCTCACAAATATATCatgaaaattcaagaaaaaaaataaaaacaaatcaagaATCTTTGGTAGCCATGAAAAATGCAATAACAAAGGtaaattttatgaagaaattaTGGCATCCACAAAAAATAAGAGCCATGTGTTATAAACCTTTTTGGtggttgaaaataaattaaacccCACGTTGCCAAATCCTCAAGATATTGGCAAAAAAAAGTTGGCAATTTTTTGATGTACAAATGCATAGGCTCTAGAGAAGTGcacttctctttttctcttttctcataATCAAAATTCAGAATGAAGTGTACTTCAAGTGATAACACACAAGAATGAAGAAGTGAAGAAGATCAAAGGGTAAGagggttttatatttatttgtttctatatgaataatgcatgtattgttttgtatatatatatggaggaCAATAGATTATCATAACATGAGCTAACCTATTCCCCCACTTAGCATGCAGTTCCATGATCAAGAGTTGTTCTTCGGGAGTGATATTGCCTCGACGAACGTCCGGACGAAGATAATTCAGCCAACGGAGTCGGCAACTTTTTCCGGTACGTTTCAACCCTAACAacacaaatttttttatcattacatTAGGGTTACTATCAAAAATTGAATTAGCACTATATGTATTTATGTGTGTGTTGCAATGAATAGCTTATTGTACGATTCATGAAAGTTTTATAAAATCaagcttaaattaatttaaaagaaattaccaGCAGCTTTAGCAAGATTATTCCAAACACCTTCACCATGAGTGGCAATATAGTTGATGAGAATCAAATCTTCTTCCATTGTCCATGGCCCTTTTCTCACTTCAACATCTTGGGATTTGCATggttttttatccatttttttgaaaaattaaagagaGAGGAATTATTAAGATAGCTAGAATGTATATTGATTTATATTAagagaattaaaaaaaaggaaaagaaaaaaagaaaagagagagatgAAGAAGAAAGAGGGAGAGAATGTGATGGAAAAGAAGGTAGATGGCGTTTATATAGAGCAAAATTAAGAAGATTTTTAGTAGTAATCTTTGTTGCTAATACCATTAGAGAAGAGATTTTTGACCTAACTATTGTGTTAATTGTACCACATGCATGCGAGGCCTCATATTATAAATTTACTTTTTAGGGTTAACATATTAAAGAAATTATCATACTTTTTAGGGTTAATAACTTCGAAGTTACTAAAGATAGTACATACTCTTAAGGTCtagtaaaattatataattaaaaagttaatatgAAGTAACTTCGTAACTcgtgatttaaaaaatatatttaaatatattttataaataaatattaattttacatattaagttgagatttaaaaaatatttaaaagccACTTTCTTATTACAAATTAAGTTTCGAGGGACTTATaatgcaaaaaggaaaaaaatgaaaatagcaaAAGATTGTAAAATATACAATATAGGGTTCTTGAcccctttttctttgttttttcttctttttcgccATATATTATTGAAAATTCAACAGTGGAAGATAAgcaattaagttttaaattttcatatgaaataatgggtttttaattaaaatagaaacTTCAAAAGAGACGATTAGTGTTTGGTTTGTAGAATCtgaaaaattatacataatatttctaaaattaataatttatagcTACAGCTTAGAAttcttcgaaaaaaaaaatttgtagttAAAAATAAACAATGAAAATGAAAGTGTGAAACTCATAAaagaatatatgaaaatttgCAAAGATTATAAGATTAAAATATATGAGCTTATCAGAAAAAACACTAATTACAACAAGGAGAGAATGACTGAACCTGAGTGCTGATAATATCCTAATCAACTTGAACAAATATTCTTTTGTTATAGCAGCCTAGCTAACGTGTCATGCAGCCTTGAGGATAAGGACCAGCTTACACAATGATGATAAAATTCATCCAGCTCATTTGACAGAATGTTTGGTTACTCATTTAACATTCATCCTGTTTTCTGACTTGTTTTGAGAAAGCATGTATACGGCATCATTTCTGGAAACTACTCATAGCTTAGTTCTTAATTCAAGGAAAGGCTGCTGAATCGTTGGTTTGGTGAGGGCATCTACTAACTGATGTTTAGCAGGAATATAACCAACATGAAACCGCTTATTAAACACCTTTTCCCTCGCAAAATGGAGATCCAAATCAACATGTTTGGTCTTCGAATGGAGAACTTGATTAGCTGCCATAGTGACAGTGCTTGAATTATCACATCAAATTTTGGGTCGATCGAGAAAACTAACACAAAAATCTTTCAATAGAGACTAAAGCCAAATGATTTCAAATGCAGCGTCAGCAAGGCTGCATTACTCTGTCTCAGCTGTAGATTTAGAAACATATTGTTGTTTTTGTGACCTCTAAGAAATGATGTCAACTCCAAGAAATCGGAGATGGAACATCAATCATCAGCATCACTACCCGAGTTAACGTTGGAATAAGCAGTCAGAAGAAGTGATAAGTACTAAAagtatcatgttttaatattattcttaacgcatttttgaataattattcgatgttaattataaattttatattcttattcttttaaatttatgtttttatgcttaatagagcacttggaagcaaaatgaataaaaaattagcGAAAATTGGAGCGTCGAAGCAAGCTACAGGAGCCACACGGGCCaaaccacatggccatgtggctaaCACAGGCGTGTGGTAGACCATGTAAATTTCACAGAATTGCATATTGAACTGTGGAAAATcacgatttttaggtttttttgagcattctaagatgtatatatgacaaaaatatgaAGATAGAAGGGAGCCGTCAGAGAATactcaaaaaaaaaactcaaaaaacaccattgaagccgattTGGAAGCAGATTTCTATCAAAATTGAAGATTCCCATTTGATTTCTTAGgaagttatcatgagtttctttagtTCTTTCGGTTATGCTATAtattggatgtttttattttcaagcatgaactaattttttaaatacctaagggagatgaaccctatgatggattttgtcattttatttttattttatgcaataaatacttagcttcttgttctcaattatgtgttcttaatttttgttttaatatttctagagtattgatccatgtttgatgtgcttaaattagtggttgaatagaccctgtttaaaaTTAGATCTTGCTTGCAATCCTAGAGTTgagtagagttgcatgcaattctagaaataatacaacataaatctactggattagagtcaaatctaataggggactccatagcacgagttaatgcaataataggtgttttaattagaaataaatttcaattaatcaacctaaagccAGTTGTtcttatgctcgaaagagatattagcatagtacagggatttctacgaatcaaagTGCTAAGTAAAGAAATGGCAtgatttagattgataatgatagagaaaatctaggtgaattcttcctcgtgtattgttttgcttcttggttgttaatcgattattttTGTATTTCGTTCTTTGTCATGTtcatttgttaattaattttgttaatttttagtttttaatcaatcactcgaattattcggttaaataatatAATAGCGGTAATTACTAGTATTCTTAGTCTTCGTAGGAACAATATCTTTACTTACCGTaaatatactattaattgataagtgcacttgccttagtcaaactTTTAGTTAGTTCCGtggacatcaagtttttggcgttgttgtcggagactaaaatattaggaaaattttatttctattaatttagtcttttttattttaatattttaatatttaatatttttattcttacagatttttttagtttatgactagaggcaACCTGTTAGAACCATTAGTTTTTTATAGTGAAATTGAAAAGACTGGTCGTAGAAATCGGAGAGAGGCTAGAGAACCATGGCAAGGTCAACCGATGTTAATAGACGAACAAGAACAAATGAACATTACTGTGGAGATGGATAATAATCCTGTTAATCTGTAACTTCCTATACGTCTTGCTCCTCGGACTATGTATAACTATGCCAAGCCCACTCTGATTGGGGCATAATCGAATATTGTCAAACCAACTATTGTTGCAAACAATTTTGAGAATAAGCCGAACACAATTCAGATGGTGCAGCagtatgttcagtttgatgggTTGCAAGATGAAGATATGTG from the Gossypium hirsutum isolate 1008001.06 chromosome D09, Gossypium_hirsutum_v2.1, whole genome shotgun sequence genome contains:
- the LOC107892278 gene encoding MYB-like transcription factor EOBII encodes the protein MDKKPCKSQDVEVRKGPWTMEEDLILINYIATHGEGVWNNLAKAAGLKRTGKSCRLRWLNYLRPDVRRGNITPEEQLLIMELHAKWGNRWSKIAKHLPGRTDNEIKNYWRTRIQKHINKQAETFSFHISTPELLDNQASTSQLPCNGSTSFMETYSPMSSFNHCNLEPFPGQQQEVQQQQQQQPRQQQIVDQPNNESYWSMEDFWSMQLLNGD